The Aspergillus flavus chromosome 2, complete sequence region TGAGGGAAAAATCTTCACTCAAGGTAACATCGCATCTACACGTCCGAGGGATACTACCTCGGATGACCAAAAGTACAGAGTCCATAAAGGCTATATACCAGAATAGTTAAAGAAGCCAGTACGAGTGGCTCTCAACAGTGAGGGGAACCAGCAACCTCGGTCCGGGGTAAAGATCGCCGTCCCCTCACATCAACCAAACAACAACCTCATACATATACTCTCAATACCCACAGCATTCCACCAAAACAATCCACCACTATACAGCACGCAAACACCCAAAATGGCTACAGCAAATTCAAACAACGCCTACGTCCTAGGCGTAGGAATGACCCAATTCCTCAAACCCCGCCGCACCCGCGAATACCCCGAACTCGGCTACGAAGCCGGCGTGAAAGCCATGATCGACGCCCAGATCAATTACGACGACGTCCAAACCGGAATCGCATGCTACTGCTATGGAGATAGCACCTCCGGCCAGCGGATCTTTTACCAATTCGGCATGACGGGCATTCCTATCTACAACACGAACAACGCCTGTGCGACGGGCTCGACGGGTCTACATTTGGCGCGGACGATGGTGAAGGGTGGTACCGCGGATTGTGTTCTAGTCGTAGGTTTTGAGCAGATGCGACCAGGGTCGATTAAGAGTGTTTGGGATGATCGACCCAGTGCGCATGGGCCGTCGACGAGgttgatggaggaggtgTATGGCAAGGATCCGGCGCCGAGGAATGCGCAATATTTTGGGAATGCGGGGCGGGAGTATATGACTAAGTGAGTTATTTTCCAACAGCGCCACGTCAAGTTGTGTGTCTAATGTGAGGCTCAGGTTCGGGGCAAAGGCAGAAGATTTCGCAGAGATCGCACGTATCTCGCATGAACATTCCCAGAGAAACCCATATGCTCAATTCCGGACCTCGTACACCCTCGAGCAGATCCAGAACTCGGGTACTATCTTTGCTCCGTTGACGAAATTGCAATGCAGTCCAACTAGTGACGGTGCCGCGGCTGCTGTTATCGTGTCGCAAAAGTTCCTAGATGCTAGGCCACACTTGAAATCCCAGGCTATTCTCATTGCAGGACAGCAGCTCATGACCGACGGACCGGAAGTATACTCACGAAGTGCGATCGACCTGGTAGGCTTCCAGATGAGCAAGCAAGCTGCGGAACGGGCGATGGCCGAAGCGGGTGTCACGcccaaggatatcaaggttTGCGAATTGCACGACTGCTTTTCGGCAAATGAACTTCTACTCCTCGATGCGCTTGGCTTTTCGGAGCCAGGCAAGGCTCATGAGCTGGTTCGTCGAGGCGATATTACATATGGTGGCCGGGGACCTGTTATTAATCCTTCTGGTGGACTTATTTCCAAAGGCCATCCCCTTGGGGCTACTGGTGTGGCGCAATGTGCCGAGCTCACTTGGCAGTTACGGGGGTGGGCAAATAATCGCTTGGTTAAGGGGACTAATGTTGCTTTGCAGCATAATTTGGGTCTTGGTGGTGCCGTCGTAGTGACGGTTTACAAGAGGGCTGATGGACAGAGTAACCCGGCACTTTCGGATGCAGAGGTACGACAGAAATCTGCATTGGGCTATAACCCCGCGGTAGAGGCGCGCTATGTTAGACctgaggatggagagaaggttCGGAGTCGGACGAAGCGACATGACCATCCTCTGAAGGAGACGG contains the following coding sequences:
- a CDS encoding putative nonspecific lipid-transfer protein, with the translated sequence MATANSNNAYVLGVGMTQFLKPRRTREYPELGYEAGVKAMIDAQINYDDVQTGIACYCYGDSTSGQRIFYQFGMTGIPIYNTNNACATGSTGLHLARTMVKGGTADCVLVVGFEQMRPGSIKSVWDDRPSAHGPSTRLMEEVYGKDPAPRNAQYFGNAGREYMTKFGAKAEDFAEIARISHEHSQRNPYAQFRTSYTLEQIQNSGTIFAPLTKLQCSPTSDGAAAAVIVSQKFLDARPHLKSQAILIAGQQLMTDGPEVYSRSAIDLVGFQMSKQAAERAMAEAGVTPKDIKVCELHDCFSANELLLLDALGFSEPGKAHELVRRGDITYGGRGPVINPSGGLISKGHPLGATGVAQCAELTWQLRGWANNRLVKGTNVALQHNLGLGGAVVVTVYKRADGQSNPALSDAEVRQKSALGYNPAVEARYVRPEDGEKVRSRTKRHDHPLKETVGTLSARI